A genomic region of Parambassis ranga chromosome 7, fParRan2.1, whole genome shotgun sequence contains the following coding sequences:
- the LOC114438530 gene encoding NACHT, LRR and PYD domains-containing protein 12: protein MDKAAVLTHILESRGVVTLLGGELPVSVINNNKYIPPLTAGSREEGDLPSLDHAIQTALSGEIRTVTVIGPEGCGKTTALEKLVVDWAKGEQLQNFSHVFHLRFRQLNSLEGELSLETLIQRHLVPPVSISLALQKPQDVLFVMDGLDEYKHSLDPSIHSLCSDPSQPASVSCIVASLLHGSLLEGAAFVVATRPTGCVEFLSGTQVEVLGFLKPQREAYFNSFFTDPADAKKALMHMERTLGFYDFCSSPRWCWTVCSIYKSLIDSGAIFPETLSQLFVDILVHLLNMLSLNQACNRELVSALGRVASHCCLDQLSSCTKEQMNLFGFKNFLTSVGLFLRANGEPDSKTCMFSFHSQLMQQFLLAVSFFLDTSTCNSVEKLLNKHEGATKFLDLFLAGLSEPVHYRQLEALMGEFNTEQVRDFKCWFESSSNAALKGCYKDKHHRCFHLLHQAQNESLVKEIITPSARINISYCDLSLRDSVALNYVVTRLGQMETLNLYYTRNLTEEKAEALASAMSLSDKIILSQSSLSTGAIHHLASALSRGLTTELDLSSSRLGDEKFKILCSGLRDCKLYKLNIPVCSLTEGSCDDLASVLVSDTSQLHVLDMTFNQIGDQGFVKLCRALRSPHCKLQELQLQNCELTAASMGALSAALGSDQSKLRKVNLTQNQIGDSGVESFCKSLQHPLCKLHSIVFYDCELTGESCSHLKEALMSEHCSLSELNMSVNDLGQEGALLLCQALSRPNSPLVKLCLKRCQLTLTVFERLGLLLRSGTSQLKSLIVGINKVGDQGVKHLWDAVAHPNCLLEELDVEMTGLTDACVEDMCAAIKASKTLKHLELRNNMLTNASIPALIQVMEENQNMQEMNIKYNDIGDEMFDSLDECERIRY, encoded by the exons ATGGACAAAGCTGCTGTGCTGACTCATATCCTGGAGTCTAGGGGCGTGGTGACACTTCTTGGTGGAGAGCTGCCTGTCAGTGtgataaacaacaacaagtaCATACCCCCACTCACAGCTGGGTCTCGGGAAGAAGGCGACTTACCCTCACTTGATCACGCCATCCAAACTGCTCTGTCTGGTGAGATCAGGACTGTTACAGTCATAGGTCCAGAGGGATGTGGTAAAACCACAGCACTGGAGAAGCTTGTGGTGGACTGGGCAAAAGGAGAACAGCTTCAGAACTTCTCACACGTTTTTCATCTCAGGTTCAGACAGCTGAATTCTCTTGAAGGTGAGCTCTCCTTGGAGACTTTAATCCAGCGCCATCTTGTCCCTCCTGTGTCCATATCCTTGGCTCTGCAGAAGCCACAGGATGTGCTGTTTGTGAtggatggtctggatgagtacAAACACAGCTTGGACCCTTCCATTCATTCCCTGTGCTCAGACCCGAGTCAGCCAGCCTCAGTGTCCTGCATAGTGGCCAGTCTCCTTCATGGATCCCTGTTGGAAGGAGCTGCCTTTGTGGTGGCTACCAGGCCAACAGGCTGTGTTGAGTTCCTCAGTGGCACACAGGTGGAGGTGTTGGGGTTTCTGAAGCCACAGAGAGAGGCCTACTTTAACAGCTTCTTTACTGACCCAGCTGATGCCAAAAAAGCACTGATGCACATGGAAAGGACTCTTGGGTTTTATGATTTCTGCAGTTCTCCCAGATGGTGTTGGACAGTTTGTTCTATTTATAAATCTCTGATTGACTCTGGAGCGATATTTCCGGAGACTTTATCCCAGCTGTTTGTAGATATCCTTGTCCATCTGCTTAACATGCTGTCACTGAACCAAGCCTGCAACAGAGAGCTGGTGTCAGCCCTTGGCAGGGTGGCCTCTCACTGCTGTCTTGATCAACTTTCAAGCTGCACCAAAGAGCAAATGAATTTGTTTGGTTTCAAGAATTTCCTCACATCAGTTGGCCTTTTCTTGCGAGCAAATGGTGAACCAGATTCAAAAACGTGCATGTTCTCCTTCCACTCCcaactgatgcagcagtttCTTTTAgctgtgtctttctttttgGATACGTCCACATGTAACAGTGTGGAGAAGCTGTTAAACAAACACGAAGGTGCTACCAAGTTCCTGGATCTGTTCCTGGCAGGGCTGTCAGAGCCAGTCCATTACAGACAACTGGAGGCCCTGATGGGGGAGTTCAACACCGAGCAGGTCAGGGACTTCAAATGCTGGTTTGAAAGCAGCTCAAATGCAGCGCTGAAAGGGTGCTACAAAGACAAACACCACAGATGCTTCCATCTACTTCATCAAGCTCAGAATGAGAGCTTGGTGAAAGAAATTATCACCCCCTCAGCACGGATAAACATCAGCTATTGTGACCTGAGCCTCCGGGACTCTGTGGCTCTAAATTATGTTGTCACACGTCTCGGCCAAATGGAGACGTTGAATCTATACTATACTAGAAATTTGactgaggagaaagcagaggCCCTGGCTTCAGCTATGAGTCTTTCAGACAAGATAAT CTTGTCACAGAGCTCCCTGAGTACTGGAGCTATACATCATCTGGCttcagccctcagcagaggccTCACCACAGAGCTGGATCTCTCTAGTTCCCGACTCGGTGATGAAAAGTTCAAAATTCTCTGTTCAGGACTCAGAGACTGCAAGCTGTACAaactaaa TATTCCAGTGTGCAGCCTGACGGAGGGAAGCTGTGACGACCTGGCCTCTGTGTTGGTCTCAGACACCTCTCAGCTGCATGTGTTAGACATGACATTTAATCAAATCGGGGATCAAGGCTTTGTGAAGCTGTGCAGAGCCCTGCGGAGTCCTCACTGCAAACTACAGGAGCTCCA GTTACAGAACTGCGAGCTGACTGCAGCATCCATGGGGGCTTTATCAGCAGCTTTAGGGTCTGATCAGTCAAAGCTGAGGAAAGTGAACCTGACACAAAACCAGATTGGTGACAGTGGAGTTGAGAGCTTTTGCAAATCTCTGCAACACCCACTTTGTAAACTGCATAGCATTGT ATTCTATGACTGTGAGCTGACAGGAGAAAGCTGCTCTCATTTGAAGGAGGCCCTAATGTCAGAGCACTGCTCTCTGTCAGAGCTGAACATGTCAGTGAATGATTTAGGCCAGGAGGGGGCACTGCTGCTCTGCCAGGCCCTGAGTCGACCCAACAGTCCACTAGTAAAACTCTG CCTGAAACGATGCCAGTTAACTCTGACGGTCTTTGAGAGACTTGGCTTACTGTTGAGAAGTGGAACTAGTCAACTAAAGTCTCTGATTGTAGGTATAAATAAAGTGGGAGACCAAGGGGTTAAACATCTGTGGGATGCTGTTGCACATCCAAACTGCCTGTTGGAGGAACTGGA TGTTGAAATGACAGGTCTGACGGATGCTTGTGTTGAAGACATGTGTGCCGCCATAAAAGCCAGTAAGACGTTGAAGCACCTGGAGCTGAGAAACAACATGCTGACCAATGCTTCCATTCCAGCCCTCATCCAAGTCATGGAGGAGAACCAGAACATGCAGGAGATGAA CATTAAGTACAACGACATCGGTGATGAAATGTTTGACTCGCTGGACGAATGTGAGAGAATTCGATACTGA